A stretch of DNA from Vibrio rhizosphaerae:
TCTCGGTATTCAACAAGTCCCCGATGATTTGATTGAGGCCGGCCACGCCTTCGGGGCAAGTCCGAAACAGATGCTATACCGCATTCAGTTACCTCTGGCAATGCCATCAATCATGGCTGGGGTGAACCAAACACTGATGCTCTCGCTGTCTATGGTCGTCATCGCATCCATGATTGCCGTTGGCGGACTGGGACAGACCGTATTACGGGGCATCGGCCGACTCGATATGGGTATGGCTGCGGTCGGTGGAATGGGGATCGTGATTCTTGCCATTTTGCTGGATCGCATCACTCAAACGATCGGTGTAACCACCCGGGATAACAAGACTCGCTGGTATCACGCAGGTCCTGCCGGTTTCATTTGGCGCCTAGTGGCGAAATAAGCGCACCACCGCAGGAAATTACAGCCAATCAGTCACAGGACACCAACGCGCCTGTTTCTGATTGGCCGACAATAGAACCGAACCTTCAAAATGAAGTGTATCGCATGGTTCTTTTCCTTAAAGCCCGAATTCGGGCATTGATAAGCTCACCTACATAAGGAAATCAGATATGAAATATACACGGAGAATGTTGATCACTGCCGGTATGGTATTATCAACGTGTCAGGCCTCACTGGCTTTTGCTGATGATTTACCCGGCAAAGGCATTACTGTTCAACCGGTTCAATCTACCGTCGCAGAGGAAACCTTTCAGACACTCATTGTCAACAAAGCGATGGAAGCATTAGGCTACAAGGTCTTACCGACCAAAGAAGTCGATTACAATGTCGGCTATACCTCCATTGCCAAAGGAGATGCAACCTACCTTGCTGTCGGTTGGTTCCCACTGCATAGCAACAAATATGAAAAAGCCGGGGGAGATGATGCCTTCTATGTTTCCGGTGACTACATTTCAGGTGCCGCACAAGGGTATCTCATTGATAAAAAAACCGCAGAGAAATATGGCATCACCAATATTGCGCAACTCAAAGATCCGAAACTGGCCAAACTGTTCGATACCAATGATGATGGTAAAGCGGATCTGACCGGATGTAATCCCGGCTGGGGATGTGAAAGCGTAGTTGAACACCAGATGGATGCATTTGGCTTACGTAAAACCGTCACCCACAATCAGGGGAAATATTCGGCACTGATCGCAGACACCATCGCTCGTTATCGCAAAGGTCAGCCCATTCTTTACTACACATGGACCCCTTATTGGGTCAGTGGTGTTTTGGTTCCGGGCAAAGATGTAGTCTGGCTTGAAGTTCCATTCTCATCACTCCCCGGAAATCGGAAAAATATCGATACCAGCCTGCCTAATGGTAAAAACTATGGGTTTGAGATGAACTCGATGCGCATTGTCGCTAACAAAAAGTTCGCTCACGATAACCCGGCGGCAGCTAAACTTTTCTCAGTGATGAAGCTCAACATCAATGACGTCAGTGCGGAAAATATGATGATGAGTAAAGGGAAAAACAGTCCGGCAGATATTGAAGCCCATGCCAATGGCTGGATCAAAGCACACCAGAAATTATTTAACTCTTGGATCGCACAAGCAAAAGCGGCTGCCAAATAACCACAGGCACGACGATTTAGTGATGAATCGTCGCTCATAACGAGCCGTTTCCAACCCTCGACCGGACATTCTCAAGACCTGTCGAGGGTTTTTTAATGGATTCTCCCAGAATCTCTGCACTTCCCTTTGATTTTTGTTTCTGCTGTTTTTATTCTTGAGTATCATAGACATCCAAATCACCGCAAGATGCCGGATTCAGCGTATCTTAAGACCACATATACAGGCAGCGTTTCGTCTCCATCGATATCTCATAACAACGCGACCTGATGCAGATCTTTTTTGATGCAATATGGTGTTCTGAATGCATTCTCGGAGTGAAAAAAATTGAGCGATCAAAAAGATTTATCCCTGTTTATTGAATCATTGACACAAGCCGATGATATTGACCAGTCGAAACAACTGACTTCATATCTGAATCAGGGAATGGATTCAGATACTGTCGCTCGCTTACTTGAGGCATTAAAAGTAGAACAACGGGTCAGGCTCTGGCGGGCTTTACCCCTTGAATTACATATTCCTGTTTTAACGGAAATGCGCTCAGAAGCCCGGATTTCGGTGATTGAGAGCCTGACACCGACTGAGCTGAAATTAATCCTCACAAAACTGGATAACCTCTCCCTGCTGGAATGGGAAGATTCACTGCCAGATGACATCATCAGTGAAGCACTGCAATTAATCAGCCGGGATGAATTAGAGCTTTATGATCAAGCCAACCAGTACGATGACAACCAGCTGGGTCACTGGGCTGATCGTAAAGTGTTTACCTTACCGTTCAATATTCGGGTCAGCCGGGCCCGAGTCTTGTTAGATAAATATCAGGATGGCCCGACACCTTATATTTATCTGATCAATAAGGATAAAAAGTTTCGCGGCCTGATCAGTTCTGCTGATTTACTGACCGCAGAACCTTCAGCGACCTTGAGTTCACTGAATAAAACCAATCTCACCCAGCTCAAAGCAACTTCACCGCTGTCAGAAGCCGTCAGTGCCCTTGAGCATTCAGAATATCCGACCCTCCCCGTTCTGGGTGACTACGGCATCTTAATCGGTGCGGTTGACTGGCAATTTACGCTCAGTGTTCAAAGAGAGATTTACGAAGCCCGCCTGATGGCAGGGACCGGTATTCATGAAGGGGATGACTTGTTTGCCCCCGTTTTCAAAGGGGCACAAAAGCGGGGGGTATGGCTGGGAATCAATCTGCTCACTGCGATTTTGGCTTCTATCACAATTGGATTATTTGAAAATGTCATCGCGCAGGTCGTTGCACTGGCTGTTTTGATGCCCATCGTTGCCTCGATGGGCGGCATTGCAGGCAGTCAAACCCTCACATTAATGGTCCGGGCGATGGCTTTAAACCAAATCACATCGGGCAACCGCTGGACTTTCCTGAAAAATGAATTGGGGATAGGCGCATTTAATGGCCTGTTTTGGGCATTGATTATCGGTGCGATCACTGGCCTGTGGTATCAGTCACCGGGATTGGGCATGACGATTGCCTTCGCCATTGTTGTCAATATTGCGACAGCCGGGTTGTGTGGGGTTTTAATCCCGATACTGCTGGACAAACTCAAGTTGGATCCGGCACTGGCAGGCTCAGTCATCCTGACAACTGTCACCGATGTGGTCGGCTTTTTTGCTTTTCTGGGAACAGCAGGGGCAATCTTACTCTAAGAGACCGTCTTCCCGAGGACGGTTTTCTCAAGGGCTGTGAACTCAACCCTCCTCCCGTTTGCATGGCATGGTTATGGCAGCACAGCGGCCCTAGGCAGAATCATTGTCCGGCGAATCGAGCTCAAAAGGCTGATGCAATGCGTGTTTGATCATTAACTGTTGTTCGATACCTTTCTGCTTGATGTCATCCAGAATCAGATTAACCCGATTTAGCAATCGCTGTTGCCCGAGAGGAAGCAGATAACTGAATTGATGCTGCCCCGGCGGCACCAGTACCCGAACTGCAATCAATGACAATTCGCTCTCCTGATAAAATCGTGCAAATGGTGTTTCAGTGATCATCACATCGATCTGTCCGGAAGATAAAGCCAGAGGGATATTCAAATAGTTCTCAAAAGACACAAGAGTGGCTGCCGGAAAATGCTGTTCAGCCAACATTTGATAGACCTGACCAACCGCCACCCCAATTTTCACCTCAGGACGGTTAATCTGCTCAAGTCGTCCGAAGCGGGCGAGATTGTCGGTCGTTGCCATCAGCACATGACCGAAAGTCAGATAACCTTGGGTCGGCTCAACATCATACTGCTCAGAGACTGAGCGCAGAATGCCCCCCATCGCTATATCAAATTGACCTGAATGCAACCCGGAGACCAATGCCTGCCTTTCAGCCAATACAAACTCAGCTTTAACGCCCAATTGTTCTGCCAAATAAGTAGCGATATCAATATCGTAACCAGAGAACATTTCGCCATCAAAGTATGATAACGCGTGATAATCTCCCGGTGTTCCGACCCGTAGGCAACCCTGTTTTCGAATATACTCTAATTGATCAGTCTGAGTCATAAAACGCAGACAACTGGCAATAAATATCATCAATTCAACCACTTATTTTTTGATGCACTCAACCGACTGAATCACACATCAGGACTTTTATCGCTTTTATAACAGCGTATTTCTCATCATATTCTGCTGCGGGGTAAGATAGGCTTGCTGCAAATATCCCCGAATCGCAAGCATCGCTTGTGTAAAAGTTTTTCCACGCTTCCAGGCTAAACCCACACTCATTGGATCAATGACATCATCCAGAGAACGTGTTTCAATCCGTCGCCCTTCTAAAGACCACGGCCGGTAAACAAGATCAGAAAGAATTGCCACCCCTAATCCATTGGCAACCATACTGCGAACTGATTCGACGGAGCTGGTACGAAGTATCACATTCGGTTGTAATGACTTGCGACGCCAATAACGCATGGCACTCACATCAGCTTCATCGACCGTCAGCATAATAAATGGTTCTTTTTCAATATCTTCCAAAGCCAATATGTGCTTCTGGCTTAATGCATGATGACTGGCCATCCAAAGTCTGCGTTCAGAACTGAATAATTTTTCAGAAACCACCTCTGATTCTATTAAGTTATCCGTCAATACAATCGCCATGTCAATTGAACCGTCTAATAATTTATCTTCAATTTCGATACGTTCAAACTCATACAAATCAATTGAGATATTGGGGAACCAATGTCTCAGCCGTTGTAAATGGTAAGGTAACAGATATCCCAGCGCCGTATACGTCGCTGCTAACCGAACTGAACCGATTGCTTTTTCATCTGTATGTGGAATATTCAACGCCTCATCGACACTTCTCAGTACCTGATAAGCATTATTCAAGAAGTGACGACCTTGTTCGGTCAGCGTCACGCCATGAGTGCTGCGCACAAATAGATTGACCCCAAGTAATGATTCCAATTCCCGGATTGCGGTTGTGACTGCTGACTGTGAGATATTCAACTGAATTGCAGCCTGAGAAACCTGCCCCAGTTCAGCCGCGGCAACAAAATATTTCAATTGTCGGATCGTCATTGACATACGTTTATTTCTCAAGGTATCTGATTTTTAGATACTACAGTATCTAAAAATAAATCTTTTTTACAGCACGCAAAAAACTATATATTGAATGCGTTGCATAAAGATATAAATATAAATAATGGTGGTAAGTGCGATGTTATCCGTGGATGTAAACTCTGATATCGGAGAAGGATTTGGGCATTGGTATGTCGGTGACAACGCAGACGCACAAATTATACCGCTTATCAGTTCTGCCAATATCGCAACCGGGTTTCATGCCGGTGATCCGTCAACCATGTATACAACCGTAGGGCTTGCCAAACAACATAGTGTATCCGTCGGGGCCCACCCCGGGTATCGTGATTTACTAGGTTTCGGTCGTCGTCATATTCATACTTCGGCCCGCGAACTCATTCACGATATCATCTATCAGGTCGGTGCATTGAGAGAAATCGCATGTGCTCACGAGGTTACTCTACAGCATGTCAAACCACACGGTGCACTCTACATGCATCTGGCACACGACTACGAAGCGGCAAACTTATTCGTTAATCAGATCCACCGCCTTGCTCCAGAACTTATTTTATATGTTATGCATGGTACAAAGCTCCACCAGCTTGCGTTAGATAAAGGCCACCCAGTCGTCTGCGAATTTTATGCAGATCGAGAATATGATCAGAGTGGCTCAATCGTTTTGACCCGGAAAACCGGTCTTTTGGCCCCGAATCAGGTTGCAAAAAAAATCCTCAAAGCATGTCGCGAAAATAAAGTCACGACCCTTGATCATCAGGAGATTTCTGTACAATTTGACTCAATTTGTATTCATAGCGACTCTCCCGGCGCGCTAGCGCTTGTCAAAGTCGTCAGACAAACGCTGGAACAAGCTGGTATTTCAGTTGAAGCGCCCAAGCGCATGAATCGTCAACATGTATATCACCAAGATTGAGGTAAAGAATGACAATAACACATCAAATCATCTCTCCATTGCCGGGTATTTTTTATCGGCGTCCCGCTCCGGACATTGCGGAATTTGTTGTTGAGGGGAGTGAAGTACATCGTGGTGAGGTGATTGGATTAATTGAAGTGATGAAACAATTTTCGGAAGTCACTGCCGATGTCGACGGCATACTAAGATCGTTTCATATTAAAAATGAAGACTTTATTGAACCCGGCCAAATCATTGCCAGCATTGAAACGTCCCAGCATTGAAACGTTAACGTACAATCATTCAGATGCAACACTGTCGGGAGCATCACAGACCGACAAGAGGAAGGAGAATTAGGACATGCCTGAACAACCCATCCGGTACTCTTTCGGAGGTGATGAGCATCTGTTTGCAGAGATCTCCGAGTCGATGTCTCTGCCTGCATTTTTCCGGGGTTTGGAAATAACCAACCGCTTAAAAGCGATGAATTTACCGGGCATTTTAGATATCTGTCTTGCCAATGCATCATTTCAGATTCGGTTTAATCCTGACCAAATATCGCCTCAGACCTTGTTGGACAAAGTTAAATCACTTGAAAGTGCCCGTAGCACTACACATTGTCTCAACACGCGGATCATTGAAATTCCGGTTTATTACAATGACCCTTGGACACATGAAACGCTGATGCGCTTTCGGGACAGACATCAGTCGCCTCAACAAACCGATTTAGAATACGCTGCGAGTTTAAACGGGTACGGCAACATTGAAGACTTTATTCGTGCACATAGCCACTCCCCCTGGTTTGTCTCGATGGTTGGATTTGTTGCCGGCCTCCCCTTTATGTTTCAAATGGTCGAACAAGCACAACAATTGGAAGTACCAAAATACCTGACGCCCAGAACAGATACCCCTAAGCAGACGATCGGTCACGGTGGATGTTTTGGCTGCATTTATTCCGTCAAAGGTGCCGGTGGCTATCAAATGTTTGGGATGACTCCCGTCCCGATCTACGACCCACAACACGCGATGCCTCACATGCAAAACTCGATTGTCTTCTTCCGTGCCGGTGACATCGTGAAGTTCCGTCCGATCGATCAGTCGGAATACCAGCAAATCACGCAAGCAGTCGAGTCAGGAAGCTACGAACTCCACATCCGCCCCTTCAGATTCGACTTACAGGCATACCTTGCCGATCCGGAAGACTATAAACGTCACATCATGGAGGCACTTTATGTCAATTAAAGTCATCAAACCCGGCCTTAATACGACCATCCAAGATGGTGGACGCGAAGGTTATTATCATCTGGGTATCCCTCCCTCTGGCGCATTGGACCAGTTCTCCATGAAAGCGGCTAATCTCCTCGTAGGAAATAAAGCTACCGAGGCGGTTCTTGAATGTACACTTCTGGGGCCGGAGCTGGAATTTCTCAATACCACGTTAATCGCGGCTTGCGGCGCAGAGATGCCACCGATGCTTGATGGCGAAGTGATGCCGATGAATACGACCCTCAAGGTTCAGGCGGGACAAACACTCAGTTTTGGCTATCCCCTGAAAGGTGCCCGGATCTATCTGGCCGTTGCCGGTGGTTTCAATTTAGAGCCAACCTTAGGCAGCCGTTCAACCTATATATTGGGCAATCTCGGCGGCATAAAAGGACGAACAATACAAAAAGATGACCTGCTGACGATCGGTTCCCCCACCGAGAAAGTCAGCAAAGGTCGCACGATTCCCAAACGTTTCCTGCGTACAATTCATAAGGAGACAACGATTCGGGTCGTTGAAGGGCTCTATGCACACAGACTGACGCTATCAAGTCTGAGCCGTTTTTATCAAGACGAATGGCTGGTTGGTAGCGAAGCTGATCGCATTGGTTACCGGTTTAAGGGCGGGCGTTCACTTGAATTCCAACCCAGAGTACAGCCGTTTGGTGCCGGTTCAGATCCGTCAAACATTGTCGATGCCTGTTATCCAGTCGGTTCGATACAAGTGCCGTCGGGTAAAGAGCCGATTGTGCTCCTGCGGGATGCCGTCTCAGGCGGCGGTTATGCCACCATCGGGACAGTAATCAGTTCAGACCTTGATCTGATCGGTCAAATGCAGCCCAACTACAAAGCTCGATTTGAGCCGGTCACGATCGAAATGGCACTACAAGTCAGAGCAGAAACGAATCTGCGATTACAACAACTCTATGAACATCTGATGCTGTAATATCAAATGGAATCGGATCTCGATGGCTTGATCCATATCGCCAGAATAAAAAAAGGCCATGCCTGTCGTCTGACAAGTCATGGTCTCTTTTGTGCCGACTGATGTTGCAATCATCGACATATCGCAGTCTCTTCCCAGACACTGCGTTTTAGCATCCTGCTCAACGCGCTAACCTTCAACCTTTAGCGGTTGATACGGAAATAAAGCGTTAACAAGACACCCGTGCATAACATGACCAATCCAACTTCGATAACCATCCTGCTTTCTCCATTCGATCAAACCATTACCGCATCATTTGCAACAATGAACATAGATGAATATAACTTTATTATAATTGTAATAATATGAATCACTATAAAATG
This window harbors:
- the proX gene encoding glycine betaine/L-proline ABC transporter substrate-binding protein ProX, translated to MLITAGMVLSTCQASLAFADDLPGKGITVQPVQSTVAEETFQTLIVNKAMEALGYKVLPTKEVDYNVGYTSIAKGDATYLAVGWFPLHSNKYEKAGGDDAFYVSGDYISGAAQGYLIDKKTAEKYGITNIAQLKDPKLAKLFDTNDDGKADLTGCNPGWGCESVVEHQMDAFGLRKTVTHNQGKYSALIADTIARYRKGQPILYYTWTPYWVSGVLVPGKDVVWLEVPFSSLPGNRKNIDTSLPNGKNYGFEMNSMRIVANKKFAHDNPAAAKLFSVMKLNINDVSAENMMMSKGKNSPADIEAHANGWIKAHQKLFNSWIAQAKAAAK
- a CDS encoding magnesium transporter, with translation MDQSKQLTSYLNQGMDSDTVARLLEALKVEQRVRLWRALPLELHIPVLTEMRSEARISVIESLTPTELKLILTKLDNLSLLEWEDSLPDDIISEALQLISRDELELYDQANQYDDNQLGHWADRKVFTLPFNIRVSRARVLLDKYQDGPTPYIYLINKDKKFRGLISSADLLTAEPSATLSSLNKTNLTQLKATSPLSEAVSALEHSEYPTLPVLGDYGILIGAVDWQFTLSVQREIYEARLMAGTGIHEGDDLFAPVFKGAQKRGVWLGINLLTAILASITIGLFENVIAQVVALAVLMPIVASMGGIAGSQTLTLMVRAMALNQITSGNRWTFLKNELGIGAFNGLFWALIIGAITGLWYQSPGLGMTIAFAIVVNIATAGLCGVLIPILLDKLKLDPALAGSVILTTVTDVVGFFAFLGTAGAILL
- a CDS encoding transporter substrate-binding domain-containing protein, with protein sequence MIFIASCLRFMTQTDQLEYIRKQGCLRVGTPGDYHALSYFDGEMFSGYDIDIATYLAEQLGVKAEFVLAERQALVSGLHSGQFDIAMGGILRSVSEQYDVEPTQGYLTFGHVLMATTDNLARFGRLEQINRPEVKIGVAVGQVYQMLAEQHFPAATLVSFENYLNIPLALSSGQIDVMITETPFARFYQESELSLIAVRVLVPPGQHQFSYLLPLGQQRLLNRVNLILDDIKQKGIEQQLMIKHALHQPFELDSPDNDSA
- a CDS encoding LysR family transcriptional regulator yields the protein MSMTIRQLKYFVAAAELGQVSQAAIQLNISQSAVTTAIRELESLLGVNLFVRSTHGVTLTEQGRHFLNNAYQVLRSVDEALNIPHTDEKAIGSVRLAATYTALGYLLPYHLQRLRHWFPNISIDLYEFERIEIEDKLLDGSIDMAIVLTDNLIESEVVSEKLFSSERRLWMASHHALSQKHILALEDIEKEPFIMLTVDEADVSAMRYWRRKSLQPNVILRTSSVESVRSMVANGLGVAILSDLVYRPWSLEGRRIETRSLDDVIDPMSVGLAWKRGKTFTQAMLAIRGYLQQAYLTPQQNMMRNTLL
- a CDS encoding 5-oxoprolinase subunit PxpA; amino-acid sequence: MDVNSDIGEGFGHWYVGDNADAQIIPLISSANIATGFHAGDPSTMYTTVGLAKQHSVSVGAHPGYRDLLGFGRRHIHTSARELIHDIIYQVGALREIACAHEVTLQHVKPHGALYMHLAHDYEAANLFVNQIHRLAPELILYVMHGTKLHQLALDKGHPVVCEFYADREYDQSGSIVLTRKTGLLAPNQVAKKILKACRENKVTTLDHQEISVQFDSICIHSDSPGALALVKVVRQTLEQAGISVEAPKRMNRQHVYHQD
- a CDS encoding acetyl-CoA carboxylase; the protein is MTITHQIISPLPGIFYRRPAPDIAEFVVEGSEVHRGEVIGLIEVMKQFSEVTADVDGILRSFHIKNEDFIEPGQIIASIETSQH
- a CDS encoding 5-oxoprolinase subunit B family protein, which translates into the protein MPEQPIRYSFGGDEHLFAEISESMSLPAFFRGLEITNRLKAMNLPGILDICLANASFQIRFNPDQISPQTLLDKVKSLESARSTTHCLNTRIIEIPVYYNDPWTHETLMRFRDRHQSPQQTDLEYAASLNGYGNIEDFIRAHSHSPWFVSMVGFVAGLPFMFQMVEQAQQLEVPKYLTPRTDTPKQTIGHGGCFGCIYSVKGAGGYQMFGMTPVPIYDPQHAMPHMQNSIVFFRAGDIVKFRPIDQSEYQQITQAVESGSYELHIRPFRFDLQAYLADPEDYKRHIMEALYVN
- a CDS encoding 5-oxoprolinase subunit C family protein, producing MSIKVIKPGLNTTIQDGGREGYYHLGIPPSGALDQFSMKAANLLVGNKATEAVLECTLLGPELEFLNTTLIAACGAEMPPMLDGEVMPMNTTLKVQAGQTLSFGYPLKGARIYLAVAGGFNLEPTLGSRSTYILGNLGGIKGRTIQKDDLLTIGSPTEKVSKGRTIPKRFLRTIHKETTIRVVEGLYAHRLTLSSLSRFYQDEWLVGSEADRIGYRFKGGRSLEFQPRVQPFGAGSDPSNIVDACYPVGSIQVPSGKEPIVLLRDAVSGGGYATIGTVISSDLDLIGQMQPNYKARFEPVTIEMALQVRAETNLRLQQLYEHLML